In Lycium ferocissimum isolate CSIRO_LF1 chromosome 11, AGI_CSIRO_Lferr_CH_V1, whole genome shotgun sequence, a single genomic region encodes these proteins:
- the LOC132037576 gene encoding pre-mRNA cleavage factor Im 25 kDa subunit 1 has translation MTDENSANVLDIYPLSYYYFGSKEALHFKEETLAERIQRLKLNYNTHGLRTCVQAVLLVELFKQPHVLLLQVRNFMFKLPGGRVRPGESEIECLRRKLSRMLSMSKDDSWEVGECLGMWWRPDFETPIYPFTPPDIKRAKECTKLFLVRLPESCKFVVPKNLKLLAVPLSQVHENFKTYGPIIAGVPQLLSKFSYNIMDSV, from the exons ATGACTGATGAAAACAGTGCTAACGTTTTGGACATTTACCCATTGAGTTATTACTATTTCGGTTCAAAAGAGGCACTTCACTTCAAGGAAGAGACCTTGGCTGAACGCATTCAACGCTTGAAACTGAA CTACAATACTCATGGACTAAGGACCTGTGTACAAGCTGTGCTTTTG GTTGAATTGTTCAAGCAACCACATGTACTGTTATTGCAAGTACGAAATTTCATGTTCAAGCTTCCAGGTGGTCGTGTTAGGCCTGGTGAATCAG AAATTGAATGTCTAAGACGTAAGCTCTCAAGGATGCTATCCATGAGCAAAGATGACAGCTGGGAG GTAGGTGAATGCCTTGGGATGTGGTGGAGACCTGACTTTGAAACACCGATTTACCCGTTTACGCCACCTGATATAAAAAGGGCTAAG GAGTGCACGAAACTCTTTCTAGTGAGGTTGCCCGAAAGTTGCAAATTTGTTGTACCGAAGAACCTTAAGCTTCTTGCTGTTCCGTTGTCCCAAGTTCATGAAAATTTCAAG ACATATGGGCCAATAATAGCTGGAGTTCCACAACTGCTATCAAAGTTCTCCTATAACATAATGGATTCTGTCTGA